The Kitasatospora herbaricolor region AACGATCAACCTGGATGGACTCAGACCGCCGGCTACAAGGCGGCCGGCTTCGACAACTCCGTGGCCGATTTCCTGGGCAAGGAGAAGGAGCTGAACTTCAGCTTCGACCGGGTCGACGTTCCGTCCGGCGATCGTGACAGCAAGCTCGTCAACCTCGATGTCCAATTCGTCATCGCAACCTATTCCATGACGGATGATCGTCGAAAGCTCGTCGACTTCCTCGGGCCCTACATGGAGACGCCCCAGGCCATTCTGGTCCGCGCCGACTCGAAGATCAAGACCATGGCCGACATCAACGGATCGACCCGGCTCTGCACGGCGAAAGGCGGTCTGTCGGCTTCCGCGAAGCCGACAGTTGGAACGGTGGTCCTGGAGGATGACTATTCGGATTGTGCGAAGAAGCTGCTGGACGGGAACTACGACGCGATGTTCACCGACACTCTGATCCTCTACGGATACGCGGACCAGAGCAACGGAAAACTGGAAGTCCGTCCGGATATCAACCTCGACGGCCCAACCGAGTACGGCATCGGCCTGCCCAAGGACAGCCTGAAAGATCCGGTGAACTGCGCCAGGATGTTCACCGCGCTGCACGATTTCCTGCTGGACGGCTGGGAGGCCGCCTTCAGGGGCAGCCTGCCCGTCGCCGTCCAGAAGAATCCCACTTTCATCCAGAACTACCGGCCCGACCCTCAACGTGTCATCCCGGAGAAGAACTGCCCGAAACAGGGTTGACCGGGGCCTTTCCAAATTCCCGGTGATCATCACGTGAGTCCGCAGGTCGCGGCGGGCCGAGGGGGTAAGCGGGCCCGCCGCGACCGGCTCAGAAGCCTTCAGCTTCGTCGTCGAAGCTGAACGGTACGACCGTCCACGGCAGGCCGGGGCTATCGCGGACCGGCCAGGCACGGGCGATCCGGCCCTCCAGCGCACGTCACCCGGCGCGACAGCGCCCCCATAGTGACAGGGCACGCGACAGGGCACCCGCGAGGTCCCTCTCACGGGTCCAGTCAGGCCAGCGAGAGCCGCACCGTCCCATCCGGCAGCGGCTCGTACAGGACATCCCCGACCGCCCCGTCCACCGTCCGCGTCGAGGTGGTGAGCATGTGCCCGCCGTCCAACATCAGCTCACCACCCGCAGCGCGAACCAGAGCCACCAGCACCTCCAGCGCATGCCAGTCGGGAGCGATCCGGCACGGACCGTACAAGTCGTCATCCATACCCGCACAACGACCGGGCAGCCACCCGGCCCCGGCCCGCACCCGCCCAGGGCCGGGAACGGACGCCAGCTCCTGGCGGCCGGGGGGCACGACGGCGGGCAGACGGCCGGCGGCGGGCCGGAAGCGGTCCAGCCTGGGCCGCCGACCGGAAGCAGCCGGCAGCACGGGGCCGTACAGGCCAGGAACAGGGGCGACGGGCTGGCGGCCCGGAGCCCCGACCGGGATCCGACGGGCGCGTGGGGCGACTCACCAATTCCGGTGAGTCGCCCAGGTCTGTCGCAGCATCACGACACTGACTCACCAGTTCTGGTGATTCGACCCACCGAAACCGGTGAGTCACACTCGCGGACCGACAGCAGCCCTGCGCCGGGCCTGAGGGGTCTGCAGCGGCCAGGAGCAGCGGGCACCCACCACCCCGGGCGCGGTGACCAGGACGACGGCCAGGCGCAGCGGACCGGAGCCAGGGCGAGCAGGCGGGGCCGTGCGCGGCCTAGTACTGCAACGGTGCTTACCGTGATGAGGCTTCAGCTCTTGGGCTGTGGCCTCGTCGCTTGTAGTGGCTGGTCCGGGCCTGGTGCTGGCGTCGGCGGCGCCATCGGGACCGGTGCAGGACGTGGTCGATGCTGCGGCGGACAGGCCGGGTCAGTTGGGTGAGCAGCCGGCGGATCTCGGGGACGGTCAGCGGGATCAGGTCTGACGTTCGAGCAGGTCGTGCCCCTTTTCGAGGTGCTGGGCGCGCAGGACGGTGAGGTAGGCGTGGGCGGCCATGGCGAGGGTGATGTGCCGGTACCAGCCCTGGTGGCGGCGGACCTGGTAGTCGTCCAGGCCGCACTGGCCCTTGGCGGTCTGGAAGCATTCCTCGATCGCCCAGCGGGCGCCGGCGACGGCGATCAGCTCGCCCAGTGTGGCGCCGGCGGGTGCGTAGGCGATGTAGTAGGCGATCCTTGTGGGATCGGTGATGCTGCGGCGGGCCAGGACCCAGTGCTTGCGGTCGGGGCGGTGCCAGGGCCGGACCTCCACGCGTGCCCAGTCGTAGACCCGCAGGCCGTGCGCGCCGTCGCCGCAGGAGCGGCGCTTCCACTTCTGCCGCGGCAGGCCGGTCATGAGGTCGTGGAGCCGGTGGTCCATGGCCTGCCAGGTGACGACGGTGTCGTGCCGGGTCGTGGCCACCACGTGGAAGACGTCGGCCTGCTCCAGCTCGAAGCGCCAGCTCTTGCTGTAGCCGTAGCCCGCGTCCGCCGTCACCCAACGGAACGGGATCCTGTCGTCGATCGCACGGCGGACCATCGCCCTCGCGAGCTGGACCTTGGTGGCGAACTCGACCTCGTCGCCGATCCCTGCATCCCGGCAGCGCTCGCGGTCGTCCGTCCAGGATTTCGGCAGGTACAGCGCCCGGTCGATCAAGGTCCGGCCCCGCTCGCCGGAGTAGGCGAGGAAGACCCCGACCTGGCAGTTCTCGGTGCGGCCGGCGGTGCCGGAGTACTGCCGCTGGACGCCGGCCGACCGCACGCCCTTCTTCAGGAACCCGGTGTCGTCCACGATCAGCACGCCACCCGGATCCGCCAGGTGCTCGACCACGTACCCGCGCACATCGTCGAGCACCCCGTCCGCGTCCCAGTCGATCCGGTTCAGCAGCCGCTGGATACGGTCCGGACCGCCGTGGCCGGC contains the following coding sequences:
- a CDS encoding transporter substrate-binding domain-containing protein, whose protein sequence is MNRHRIGLCMILAAVLPLVSCHGDTPSPSDPTGAAAASQSPAVLNSEAAPEPSRPPGSLPLFGSTKRVHIYIGMKNDQPGWTQTAGYKAAGFDNSVADFLGKEKELNFSFDRVDVPSGDRDSKLVNLDVQFVIATYSMTDDRRKLVDFLGPYMETPQAILVRADSKIKTMADINGSTRLCTAKGGLSASAKPTVGTVVLEDDYSDCAKKLLDGNYDAMFTDTLILYGYADQSNGKLEVRPDINLDGPTEYGIGLPKDSLKDPVNCARMFTALHDFLLDGWEAAFRGSLPVAVQKNPTFIQNYRPDPQRVIPEKNCPKQG
- a CDS encoding IS701 family transposase is translated as MGGEISEVDARRWSDGLAGLHERFAYRFARSESRESALAYMRGLLAPLERKNGWTVAEEAGHGGPDRIQRLLNRIDWDADGVLDDVRGYVVEHLADPGGVLIVDDTGFLKKGVRSAGVQRQYSGTAGRTENCQVGVFLAYSGERGRTLIDRALYLPKSWTDDRERCRDAGIGDEVEFATKVQLARAMVRRAIDDRIPFRWVTADAGYGYSKSWRFELEQADVFHVVATTRHDTVVTWQAMDHRLHDLMTGLPRQKWKRRSCGDGAHGLRVYDWARVEVRPWHRPDRKHWVLARRSITDPTRIAYYIAYAPAGATLGELIAVAGARWAIEECFQTAKGQCGLDDYQVRRHQGWYRHITLAMAAHAYLTVLRAQHLEKGHDLLERQT